The Prosthecodimorpha staleyi genome has a window encoding:
- a CDS encoding FAD-binding protein, whose translation MAETYAPRDADETRTFLAWALAEEKPVEVIGHGSKRPIGRPVQAELTLDLSGLSGLSLYEPEELVLSAQAGTPVAEIEAAVAARGQELAFEPMDYGPVLGLPAGRGTIGGLLATNLAGPRRLSKGAARDHVLGIKAVSGRGEAFKAGGRVVKNVTGYDLARGLSGSWGTLAALTEVTFKVLPRAEASETIVLSGLDDHRAVAALAAAMGSSTEVSGAAHLPADAAVATGAATGGTVGRDGRAATLVRLEGVPVSIAHRADMLMGLLAPFGRIERIAGAPSEALWRAVRDVAAFTPDRAPGTVLWRVSVAPSAGPVVAAAVARAVPDSRAFYDWQGGLVWLCLPATPRGTDAAPSGTAADAGAATIRAAVAAAGGGHATLIRADAATRAAVPVFEPQPAPLAALGARLKAQFDPKGILNPGRMA comes from the coding sequence ATGGCCGAGACCTATGCCCCGCGCGACGCCGACGAGACCCGCACCTTCCTGGCCTGGGCGTTGGCCGAGGAGAAGCCCGTCGAGGTGATCGGCCACGGTTCGAAGCGGCCGATCGGCCGCCCGGTCCAGGCCGAACTGACGCTCGACCTGTCCGGCCTGTCCGGCCTGTCGCTCTACGAGCCGGAGGAACTGGTCCTGTCGGCGCAGGCCGGCACGCCGGTCGCCGAGATCGAGGCGGCGGTGGCCGCGCGCGGCCAGGAACTGGCCTTCGAGCCGATGGACTACGGCCCGGTCTTGGGGCTCCCGGCCGGCCGGGGCACGATCGGCGGGCTGCTCGCCACCAACCTGGCCGGGCCGCGCCGGCTCTCGAAAGGCGCGGCGCGCGACCACGTGCTCGGCATCAAGGCCGTGTCGGGCCGCGGCGAGGCCTTCAAGGCGGGCGGCCGGGTGGTCAAGAACGTCACCGGCTACGATCTCGCCCGCGGGCTGAGCGGGTCCTGGGGCACGCTCGCCGCGCTCACCGAGGTGACCTTCAAGGTGCTGCCGCGCGCGGAGGCGAGCGAGACGATCGTCCTGTCCGGCCTCGACGATCACCGCGCCGTCGCCGCGCTGGCGGCTGCGATGGGCTCGTCGACCGAAGTCTCCGGTGCGGCCCATCTGCCGGCCGATGCCGCTGTCGCGACCGGCGCGGCAACCGGGGGCACGGTCGGGCGCGACGGCCGTGCCGCCACGCTCGTCAGGCTCGAGGGCGTTCCGGTCTCGATCGCCCACCGGGCCGACATGCTGATGGGCCTGCTGGCGCCCTTCGGCCGGATCGAGCGCATCGCCGGCGCGCCGTCGGAGGCCCTGTGGCGGGCTGTGCGCGATGTCGCGGCCTTCACCCCCGACCGGGCGCCCGGCACGGTGCTGTGGCGCGTCTCGGTCGCCCCGAGCGCCGGACCGGTCGTGGCGGCGGCCGTTGCCCGGGCCGTGCCGGACAGCCGCGCCTTCTACGACTGGCAGGGCGGGTTGGTCTGGCTCTGTTTGCCTGCGACGCCAAGGGGCACCGATGCGGCGCCAAGCGGTACCGCGGCCGATGCCGGGGCCGCCACCATCCGGGCCGCTGTCGCGGCGGCCGGCGGCGGTCATGCGACCCTGATCCGGGCCGATGCCGCCACCCGGGCCGCCGTGCCGGTGTTCGAGCCGCAGCCGGCGCCGCTTGCCGCGCTCGGCG
- a CDS encoding FAD-linked oxidase C-terminal domain-containing protein, whose product MTALRMPEPDAGVFARRAEIVRRLGEIVPGEGVIADPRGLAPYESDGVTVYAQAPLVVVLPETVEQVSAVLAYCHQEGIKVVPRGAGTSLSGGALPLADGVLMSMMKFNRVLEIDFPNRCAVVQPGVTNLGITRAVEHEGFYYAPDPSSQIACSIGGNVAENSGGVHCLKYGLTTNNVLGVEMVLMDGTVLRIGGKHLDSPGYDLMGLIVGSEGLLGVVTEVTVRILRAPETARAVLVGFESSEAGGQTVADIIAAGIIPGGMEMMDRPAIHAAEDFVHAGYPRDAEALLIVELDGPAAEVSHLIERVAEIARGNGCVHLRVSNSDAERLVFWAGRKAAFPAVGRISPDYLCMDGTIPRKELPHVLARMREMGEHYGLRCANVFHAGDGNLHPLILFDANIPGELDKAEAFGADILRLCVEVGGCLTGEHGVGVEKRDLMPAMFDETDLAHQIRVKCAFDPKQLLNPGKVFPQLHRCAELGRLHVQRGALPHPDIPRF is encoded by the coding sequence ATGACCGCGCTGAGAATGCCCGAGCCGGATGCCGGCGTCTTCGCCCGGCGCGCCGAGATCGTCCGCAGGCTCGGCGAGATCGTGCCGGGCGAGGGCGTGATCGCCGACCCGCGCGGCCTCGCACCCTACGAATCCGACGGCGTCACCGTCTATGCCCAGGCGCCGCTGGTCGTCGTGCTGCCGGAGACGGTCGAGCAGGTCTCGGCCGTGCTCGCCTATTGCCACCAGGAGGGCATCAAGGTGGTACCGCGCGGCGCCGGCACCTCGCTCTCCGGCGGAGCGCTGCCGCTCGCCGACGGCGTGCTGATGTCGATGATGAAGTTCAACCGGGTCCTGGAGATCGATTTCCCGAACCGCTGCGCGGTCGTCCAGCCCGGCGTCACCAATCTCGGCATCACCCGCGCGGTCGAGCATGAAGGCTTCTACTACGCCCCCGACCCGTCCTCGCAGATCGCCTGCTCGATCGGCGGCAATGTCGCGGAGAATTCCGGCGGGGTGCATTGCCTGAAATACGGGCTGACCACCAACAACGTGCTCGGCGTCGAGATGGTGCTGATGGACGGCACGGTGCTGCGCATCGGCGGCAAGCATCTCGATAGTCCGGGCTACGACCTGATGGGCCTGATCGTCGGCTCCGAGGGCCTGCTCGGCGTCGTCACCGAAGTCACCGTCCGCATCCTGCGCGCGCCCGAGACCGCGCGCGCCGTGCTGGTCGGGTTCGAGTCGAGCGAAGCCGGCGGCCAGACCGTCGCCGACATCATCGCGGCCGGCATCATCCCGGGCGGCATGGAGATGATGGACCGACCGGCGATCCACGCGGCCGAGGACTTCGTCCATGCCGGCTATCCGCGCGACGCCGAGGCGCTGCTGATCGTCGAATTGGACGGGCCGGCCGCGGAGGTCTCGCACCTGATCGAGCGGGTCGCCGAGATCGCGCGCGGCAATGGCTGCGTCCACCTGCGCGTCTCCAATTCCGATGCCGAGCGACTGGTCTTCTGGGCCGGGCGCAAGGCGGCCTTCCCGGCGGTCGGCCGCATCTCGCCGGACTACCTGTGCATGGACGGCACCATTCCGCGCAAGGAACTGCCGCATGTGCTCGCCCGCATGCGCGAGATGGGCGAACACTACGGTCTGCGCTGCGCCAACGTGTTTCATGCCGGCGACGGCAACCTGCATCCGCTGATCCTGTTCGATGCCAACATTCCCGGCGAGCTCGACAAGGCGGAGGCTTTCGGGGCGGATATCCTGCGGCTCTGCGTCGAGGTCGGCGGCTGCCTGACCGGCGAGCACGGCGTCGGGGTGGAAAAGCGCGACCTGATGCCGGCCATGTTCGACGAGACGGATCTCGCCCATCAGATCCGGGTGAAATGCGCCTTCGATCCGAAACAGCTGCTCAATCCGGGCAAGGTCTTCCCGCAGCTTCACCGCTGCGCCGAGCTTGGCCGCCTGCATGTCCAGCGCGGCGCCCTGCCGCATCCCGACATCCCCCGCTTCTGA
- a CDS encoding LysR family transcriptional regulator translates to MSNFMDMEIFARVVTAGSMSAAGREMGLSPAVVSKRLRRLEDRLGTRLLQRTTRQISLTEAGHGFYERVIAILASIEEAEAFVSRRSALARGTLKVSAPTSFGRLHIAPHLGPFLVQNPDLAIHLDLSDDFVDIVGGGFDLAIRIAELSDSSLVARRLAPIHRVLCAAPSYLERHGTPRTIADLADHACLTAAPQDHWRLEGPEGIVMVKPVGPIQTNSSEVVRESVLAGLGIALRSTWDVGPDLSAGRLRLVMPHYRASRHVGVHAVYPSRRFLPAKVRVFIDFLAQLYGPSPYWDQGLALLLPAGAGGEGAAAERPAGPEGPIRLAGQPVASLVAN, encoded by the coding sequence ATGAGCAACTTCATGGACATGGAAATCTTCGCCAGGGTCGTGACGGCGGGCAGCATGTCGGCCGCCGGCCGCGAGATGGGGCTTTCCCCTGCGGTGGTCTCGAAACGCCTGCGCCGGCTGGAAGACCGGCTCGGAACGCGGCTGCTGCAGCGCACCACTCGCCAGATTTCGCTGACCGAGGCCGGGCACGGCTTCTACGAACGTGTCATCGCCATCCTGGCCTCGATTGAGGAGGCCGAGGCCTTCGTGTCGCGCCGCTCGGCGCTGGCCCGCGGGACCCTCAAGGTGTCGGCGCCGACCTCCTTCGGCCGGTTGCACATCGCCCCGCATCTCGGGCCCTTCCTGGTCCAAAATCCGGACCTCGCCATTCATCTCGACCTGTCGGACGATTTCGTCGACATCGTCGGCGGCGGCTTCGATCTCGCGATCCGGATCGCCGAACTGTCGGATTCGAGCCTCGTCGCGCGCCGGTTGGCGCCGATCCACCGGGTGCTCTGCGCCGCGCCGTCCTATCTGGAACGCCACGGCACGCCGCGCACGATCGCCGATCTGGCCGACCATGCCTGCCTGACCGCCGCGCCGCAGGACCATTGGCGGCTGGAGGGGCCGGAGGGCATCGTGATGGTCAAGCCGGTCGGGCCGATCCAGACCAATTCGAGCGAAGTGGTTCGGGAATCGGTGCTGGCCGGGCTCGGCATCGCACTCCGTTCGACCTGGGACGTGGGGCCGGACCTGTCGGCCGGCCGGCTGCGGCTGGTCATGCCGCACTACCGCGCCTCGCGCCATGTCGGCGTCCATGCGGTCTATCCGAGCCGGCGGTTCCTTCCGGCCAAGGTCCGCGTGTTCATCGACTTTCTGGCTCAGCTCTACGGACCTTCGCCCTATTGGGACCAGGGCCTTGCGCTGCTGCTGCCGGCTGGAGCCGGCGGCGAAGGTGCGGCGGCGGAGCGGCCGGCCGGTCCGGAGGGACCGATTCGCCTTGCCGGTCAGCCAGTTGCAAGCTTGGTGGCGAACTGA
- a CDS encoding c-type cytochrome produces the protein MTKFLAIAAAAFLTAISVAKADDGDAANGEKVFNKCKACHAVGEGATNKVGPQLNGVVGRKMGAVEGYAYSPALKKANEEGTLLTEEHISKWVSNPKAYLPGNKMSFVGLQKEEEVKDVIAYLKQFDASGKKK, from the coding sequence ATGACGAAATTCCTGGCCATCGCCGCCGCTGCCTTCCTGACTGCCATCTCCGTTGCCAAGGCCGACGACGGCGATGCCGCGAACGGCGAGAAGGTCTTCAACAAGTGCAAGGCCTGCCATGCGGTCGGTGAAGGCGCGACCAACAAGGTCGGCCCGCAGCTGAACGGCGTCGTCGGCCGCAAGATGGGCGCCGTCGAGGGCTATGCCTATTCTCCGGCTCTGAAGAAGGCCAACGAGGAAGGCACCCTCCTGACCGAAGAGCATATCTCCAAGTGGGTCTCCAACCCGAAGGCCTATCTGCCGGGCAACAAGATGTCCTTCGTCGGCCTCCAGAAGGAAGAGGAAGTCAAGGACGTGATCGCCTATCTGAAGCAGTTCGACGCTTCGGGCAAGAAGAAGTGA
- a CDS encoding DUF3422 family protein: protein METEATSLPARDPDHRAPDFRAPEARSFEPHPLRAEILGEIHARPFRLVSAPRVFLHYAFEVVRGASKPDRIAFNELCRAQGQPGPGPDARHHVIPFGTGTLKWERHAEFTTYSWDGPLPEGAAPFAERPIAHPFGSGFVPPGPLLVAVRLDLLRLGGDVEAVAHLFDPASLCVSDCFGGSAVAVTDFRQDGDGRTRILAIDRGLNDQQAGGLAQRLLEIETYRTIALLGLPEAQRIGPDIRRIERELADIGHRIRSTDGLEANRLLLSDITRLTADLEAGAAESSYRFGASRAYDDIVKDRLGAIHEHHVPGYGTWSSFLARRTGPAMRTVRATLQRQEDLSEKLNRAAQLLRTRVDIELEQQNRDLLESMNRRARQQLRLQQTVEGLSVAAVSYYVVGLIGYLFKAMKEAGRLPVDPNMATGFAVPVVLLVVALIVRRIRAAHSDDDHAGH, encoded by the coding sequence ATGGAGACCGAAGCCACCTCGCTGCCGGCCCGCGATCCGGACCACCGGGCCCCCGATTTCCGCGCGCCGGAAGCCCGGTCCTTCGAGCCGCATCCCTTGCGTGCCGAGATCCTCGGCGAGATCCATGCGCGTCCGTTCCGGCTGGTCAGCGCGCCGCGTGTTTTTTTGCATTATGCCTTCGAAGTCGTTCGAGGCGCCTCCAAACCGGACCGAATTGCTTTCAATGAATTGTGCCGCGCGCAGGGCCAGCCCGGCCCGGGGCCGGACGCCCGCCACCACGTCATTCCCTTCGGCACCGGCACGCTGAAATGGGAGCGGCATGCGGAATTCACGACCTACAGCTGGGACGGTCCCTTGCCCGAAGGCGCGGCCCCCTTCGCCGAGCGGCCGATCGCCCATCCCTTCGGCTCGGGCTTCGTGCCGCCGGGGCCGCTCCTGGTCGCAGTCCGTCTCGACCTGTTGCGGCTCGGCGGCGATGTCGAGGCGGTCGCCCATCTGTTCGATCCGGCCAGCCTGTGCGTCTCCGACTGCTTCGGCGGATCGGCCGTGGCGGTCACCGATTTCCGCCAGGACGGCGACGGCCGTACCCGCATCCTGGCGATCGACCGGGGCCTGAACGACCAGCAGGCCGGCGGGCTGGCGCAGCGGCTCCTGGAGATCGAGACCTATCGCACCATCGCGCTGCTCGGCCTGCCGGAGGCGCAGCGGATCGGTCCGGACATTCGCCGCATCGAGCGCGAACTGGCCGATATCGGCCACCGCATCCGATCGACCGACGGGCTGGAGGCCAACCGCCTGCTGCTCTCGGACATTACCCGGCTGACCGCCGATCTGGAGGCCGGGGCGGCGGAGAGCTCCTACCGGTTCGGCGCCAGCCGCGCCTATGACGATATCGTCAAGGACCGGCTCGGCGCCATTCACGAGCATCATGTGCCCGGCTACGGCACCTGGTCGAGCTTCCTCGCCCGGCGCACCGGCCCGGCCATGCGCACCGTCCGGGCGACCCTGCAGCGCCAGGAGGACTTGTCGGAAAAGCTGAACCGGGCCGCGCAGTTGCTGCGCACGCGGGTCGACATCGAACTGGAGCAGCAGAACCGGGACCTGCTCGAATCCATGAACCGCCGCGCCCGCCAGCAGCTGCGGCTGCAGCAGACCGTCGAGGGTCTCTCGGTGGCCGCCGTCAGCTACTACGTGGTCGGGCTGATCGGCTATCTGTTCAAGGCGATGAAGGAGGCCGGGCGCCTGCCGGTCGACCCGAATATGGCGACGGGCTTTGCCGTGCCGGTCGTCCTGCTGGTGGTCGCCTTGATCGTCCGGCGCATTCGAGCCGCCCATTCGGACGACGATCATGCCGGCCATTGA
- a CDS encoding FCD domain-containing protein, with protein sequence MVFEKISHNRTADAVAEQIELLILQGILRPGDRLPGERDLSAQVDVSRPILREALKTLEDRHLLVSRHGEGTFVADVIGAVFSEPVVDLIRRYPEAVADYLEFRRAIEGWSASLAAARATDADRQILTRVIEDMQAAHATGIAEEEAALDLEFHTAVGEAAHNIVLLHTLRSCYRLLADGVFYHRSRLYGRDAARTQLMTQHLAIHAAILAGDPDRARRAAEAHIDYVEATTREVERIDTRAHSAALRLELLDSRRLRASRPIARPD encoded by the coding sequence ATGGTATTCGAGAAGATCAGCCACAACCGCACTGCCGACGCAGTCGCCGAGCAGATCGAGCTCCTGATCCTGCAAGGCATCCTGCGGCCGGGCGACCGGCTGCCCGGCGAACGGGACCTGTCGGCGCAGGTCGACGTATCGCGGCCGATCCTGCGCGAGGCCCTGAAGACGCTGGAGGACCGGCATCTGCTGGTCTCCCGTCACGGCGAAGGCACTTTCGTGGCGGATGTGATCGGGGCGGTCTTCTCCGAACCAGTGGTCGACCTGATCCGCCGCTATCCCGAGGCGGTGGCCGACTATCTCGAGTTCCGCCGCGCGATCGAAGGCTGGTCGGCCTCGCTCGCCGCCGCGCGCGCCACCGATGCGGATCGGCAGATCCTGACCCGGGTCATTGAGGACATGCAGGCCGCGCATGCGACCGGCATCGCCGAGGAGGAGGCCGCGCTCGATCTCGAATTCCACACCGCCGTCGGCGAGGCGGCGCACAATATCGTGCTGCTGCACACGCTGCGCTCTTGCTACCGGCTGCTCGCCGACGGCGTCTTCTACCATCGTTCGCGCCTCTATGGCCGCGACGCCGCGCGCACCCAGCTAATGACCCAGCATCTCGCCATCCATGCCGCGATTCTGGCCGGCGATCCGGACCGCGCCCGCCGCGCCGCCGAAGCCCATATCGACTATGTCGAGGCGACCACGCGCGAGGTCGAGCGGATCGACACCCGCGCGCACAGCGCGGCCCTGCGCCTGGAACTGCTCGACAGCCGCCGCCTGCGCGCGAGCCGCCCCATCGCCAGACCCGACTGA
- a CDS encoding (Fe-S)-binding protein, which produces MSTAPARRPRVALFVTCLVDLFRPSVGFAAVKLLEDAGCDVEVPAAQTCCGQPAFNSGDRADARALAEDVIKAFEGYDYVVAPSGSCGGMIKMHYAELFADVPAWKARAEALSAKTFELVSFLADVLGVETTGARFDGTVTYHDSCSGLRELGIREQPRRLLARVEGLSVKEMQDSDVCCGFGGTFCVKYPDISNHIVEKKVATIAATGAGTLVAGDLGCLMNMAGKLKRAGSPVEARHVAEILAGAKGPAIGEGR; this is translated from the coding sequence ATGTCCACCGCCCCCGCCCGCCGGCCGCGCGTCGCCCTGTTCGTCACCTGCCTGGTCGACCTGTTCCGGCCCTCGGTCGGCTTCGCCGCCGTGAAGCTCCTGGAGGATGCCGGTTGCGACGTTGAGGTGCCGGCGGCGCAGACCTGCTGCGGCCAGCCGGCCTTCAATTCCGGCGACCGGGCCGATGCGCGCGCGCTCGCCGAGGACGTCATCAAGGCCTTCGAGGGCTACGACTATGTGGTCGCGCCGTCCGGCTCCTGCGGCGGCATGATCAAGATGCACTATGCCGAGCTGTTCGCCGACGTGCCGGCCTGGAAGGCGCGCGCGGAGGCGCTCTCGGCCAAGACCTTCGAGCTGGTTTCCTTCCTGGCCGACGTGCTCGGCGTCGAGACCACCGGCGCCCGCTTCGATGGCACGGTCACCTATCACGACAGCTGCTCGGGCCTGCGCGAACTCGGCATCCGCGAGCAGCCGCGCCGCCTGCTCGCCCGTGTCGAGGGTCTGTCCGTCAAGGAGATGCAGGATTCCGACGTGTGCTGCGGCTTCGGCGGCACCTTCTGCGTCAAGTATCCGGACATCTCCAACCACATCGTCGAGAAGAAGGTCGCCACCATCGCGGCGACCGGCGCCGGCACGCTGGTGGCCGGCGACCTCGGCTGCCTGATGAACATGGCCGGCAAGCTGAAGCGCGCCGGCAGCCCGGTCGAGGCCCGCCACGTCGCCGAGATCCTCGCCGGCGCCAAGGGCCCGGCCATCGGCGAGGGGCGCTGA
- a CDS encoding LutB/LldF family L-lactate oxidation iron-sulfur protein, producing MQLTSPAFKDNAAHALHDPNLQKALGHVEKGFIDKRKAAADRLPEFEALRDRARDIKNHTLAHIDLYLEAYERKVIASGGQVHWAETAEDARAIVLDICRRLGARTVTKGKTMIAEEIGLNEYLEERGVRPVETDLGEYIIQIRNEGPSHIIAPAVHVTKEQVEADFRRVHTHLATDRDLTEPTTLLGEARAVLRREFLTADVGITGANFLVAETGTSIIVTNEGNGDLTQTLPKAHIVLASIEKITPTLDDVAQILRVLARSATGQDMSCYTTFSTGPRRPEDPDGPGEYHVVILDNGRSAMLGTEFQDMLRCIRCGACMNHCPVYHSVGGHAYGWVYPGPMGSVLTPSLVGVDKAGHLPNASTFCGRCESVCPMRIPLPKMMRHWREREFERHLNPAAARWGLGLWAFFARRPKLYRLATGIAANMLGWLGKRSGGRFASLPLAGGWTKYRDLPAPEGRTFHELWAERLARQAAKAAKSPASASAAKGH from the coding sequence ATGCAGCTGACCTCACCCGCCTTCAAGGACAATGCCGCCCACGCGCTCCACGACCCGAACCTGCAGAAGGCGCTCGGGCATGTGGAGAAGGGCTTCATCGACAAGCGCAAGGCCGCAGCCGACCGCCTGCCGGAATTCGAAGCCCTGCGCGACCGGGCCCGCGACATCAAGAACCACACGCTGGCGCATATCGACCTCTATCTGGAGGCCTACGAGCGCAAGGTGATCGCCTCCGGCGGCCAGGTGCACTGGGCCGAGACGGCCGAGGACGCGCGCGCGATCGTGCTCGACATCTGCCGGCGCCTCGGCGCCCGCACGGTGACCAAGGGCAAGACGATGATCGCCGAGGAGATCGGCCTCAACGAGTACCTCGAGGAGCGCGGCGTCCGGCCGGTCGAGACCGATCTCGGCGAATACATCATCCAGATCCGCAATGAGGGGCCGAGCCACATCATCGCCCCGGCGGTGCACGTCACCAAGGAACAGGTCGAAGCCGATTTCCGCCGGGTCCATACCCATCTGGCGACCGACCGCGACCTGACCGAGCCGACCACCCTGCTCGGCGAGGCGCGCGCGGTCCTGCGGCGCGAGTTCCTGACCGCGGATGTCGGCATCACGGGCGCCAACTTCCTGGTCGCGGAGACCGGCACCTCGATCATCGTCACCAACGAGGGCAACGGCGACCTGACCCAGACCCTGCCCAAGGCGCATATCGTGCTGGCCTCGATCGAGAAGATCACGCCGACGCTCGACGACGTGGCGCAGATCCTGCGCGTGCTCGCCCGCTCGGCGACCGGGCAGGACATGTCCTGCTACACGACCTTCTCGACCGGCCCACGCCGGCCGGAGGATCCGGACGGCCCGGGCGAATACCATGTCGTGATCCTCGACAACGGCCGCTCGGCCATGCTCGGCACCGAGTTCCAGGACATGCTGCGCTGCATCCGCTGCGGCGCCTGCATGAACCATTGCCCGGTCTATCATTCGGTCGGCGGCCATGCCTATGGCTGGGTCTATCCCGGCCCGATGGGCTCGGTACTGACGCCCTCGCTGGTCGGCGTCGACAAGGCCGGCCACCTGCCCAACGCCTCGACCTTCTGCGGCCGCTGCGAGAGCGTCTGCCCGATGCGCATCCCGCTGCCCAAGATGATGCGGCATTGGCGCGAGCGCGAGTTCGAACGGCACCTGAACCCGGCCGCGGCACGCTGGGGGCTCGGCCTGTGGGCCTTCTTCGCCCGCCGGCCGAAGCTCTACCGGCTCGCCACCGGGATCGCCGCCAATATGCTCGGCTGGCTCGGCAAACGCTCCGGCGGCCGCTTCGCGAGCCTGCCTCTGGCCGGCGGCTGGACCAAATACCGCGACCTGCCGGCTCCCGAGGGCCGCACCTTCCACGAACTCTGGGCCGAGCGCCTCGCGCGCCAGGCCGCGAAGGCCGCCAAGTCTCCCGCTTCCGCTTCCGCCGCCAAGGGGCACTGA